In Amphiura filiformis unplaced genomic scaffold, Afil_fr2py scaffold_22, whole genome shotgun sequence, one genomic interval encodes:
- the LOC140143452 gene encoding N-alpha-acetyltransferase 38, NatC auxiliary subunit-like — protein sequence MVSEKGESRVKLESWLNQTMRIKMTDGRTLIGSFLCTDKDRNVILGSCEEYVQAQDSAVKEEPRVLGLAMVPGHHIVSIQVDQTNQDAV from the exons ATGGTGAGTGAAAAAGGAGAGTCAAGAGTGAAGCTAGAGAGCTGGTTAAACCAGACTATGAGAATCAAGATGACGGATGGAAGAACACTAATTGGGTCATTCTTGTGTACAGACAAAGATCGCAATGTCATCTTAGGCTCATGTGAGGAATATGTACAAGCACAGG ACTCTGCAGTGAAGGAAGAACCCAGAGTACTAGGGCTAGCCATGGTCCCAGGCCACCACATAGTCTCCATCCAAGTCGACCAGACCAACCAAGATGCTGTATGA